Proteins from one Mycolicibacter virginiensis genomic window:
- a CDS encoding TMEM165/GDT1 family protein: MLAAMLISLGVVFLAELGDKSQLITMTYALRHRWWVVLGGVAIAAFAIHGISVTVGHFLGLTLPARPIAAVAGVAFIGFAAWTWREGTTSAPGDTAVREPRFALFAVVSSVLLAELGDKTMLATVALASDRNWLGVWLGATIGMVLADAVAIAVGTVLHRRLPEHLLHAAAGLLFLACGLWILFDEALGWRPVAIASVAGLVSVAVGSALWRASLRCSGQTAGDDSTTR; this comes from the coding sequence ATGCTTGCCGCCATGCTGATCAGCCTGGGCGTGGTCTTCCTCGCCGAGCTCGGCGACAAGTCGCAACTGATCACCATGACGTACGCGCTGCGGCATCGCTGGTGGGTGGTTCTCGGCGGGGTGGCTATCGCGGCTTTCGCCATCCATGGCATCTCGGTGACGGTGGGGCACTTTCTCGGGCTGACACTGCCCGCCCGTCCGATCGCCGCCGTCGCCGGTGTTGCCTTCATCGGTTTCGCGGCATGGACGTGGCGCGAGGGAACCACCTCCGCACCTGGGGATACCGCCGTCCGCGAACCTCGATTCGCACTGTTCGCGGTGGTGTCCTCGGTGCTGTTGGCCGAGCTCGGGGACAAGACGATGCTGGCGACGGTTGCGCTGGCCAGTGACCGCAACTGGCTGGGCGTGTGGTTGGGCGCGACGATCGGAATGGTGCTCGCCGACGCTGTCGCGATCGCGGTCGGGACGGTGTTGCACCGGCGGTTGCCCGAACACTTGCTCCATGCCGCGGCAGGACTGCTCTTCCTGGCGTGCGGCTTGTGGATTCTCTTCGATGAGGCGCTGGGCTGGCGACCGGTGGCCATCGCCTCGGTTGCGGGATTGGTCTCGGTGGCAGTGGGGTCAGCGCTGTGGCGGGCTTCGCTCCGCTGTTCCGGACAGACCGCCGGAGACGATTCCACCACTCGGTAG